Proteins co-encoded in one Xanthomonas campestris pv. badrii genomic window:
- a CDS encoding helix-turn-helix transcriptional regulator, producing MASTAARLLRLLSLLQGGRSWSGATLAARLEVHPRSLRRDIDRLRTLGYPVHAAPGSGGGYRLGQGAATLPLLFEEEEALTVAIALRAATPAIRGMDAAATRVLAKLDPLLPRRSGQRASAAHAAMASMPLGEADTLVDAAVLAQLAGACRDRTTLRLHYRRHSGEAIIRCVEPALLVNYGRRWYLLAWDCERQAWRTLRADRIDQAVPTGAQFAARALPEEPLQLLRKAIGEAPFPCRVRVRLPGSLETLAAQIPPWLGALEADGAGHCWLGLGAPSMPMLVANLLVLEIPFEAITPPGMRTPLLAALDSLRAQLDRPSA from the coding sequence ATGGCCTCCACCGCTGCCCGTCTGTTGCGACTTCTCTCCCTGCTGCAAGGTGGGCGGAGCTGGTCGGGCGCGACCCTGGCCGCGCGTCTGGAGGTGCACCCGCGCAGCCTGCGCCGCGACATCGATCGCCTGCGCACGCTGGGCTACCCGGTGCATGCGGCGCCGGGCAGCGGCGGCGGATACCGGCTGGGGCAGGGCGCGGCCACCTTGCCGCTGTTGTTCGAGGAAGAGGAAGCGTTGACCGTGGCGATCGCCCTGCGCGCGGCCACGCCGGCCATCCGTGGCATGGACGCGGCCGCCACCCGCGTACTGGCCAAGCTCGACCCGCTGCTGCCGCGGCGCAGTGGCCAGCGTGCCAGTGCCGCGCACGCCGCCATGGCCAGCATGCCGCTGGGCGAAGCCGACACCCTGGTGGACGCGGCGGTACTGGCGCAACTGGCCGGCGCATGCCGCGACCGCACCACCCTGCGGCTGCACTACCGGCGCCACTCCGGCGAGGCCATCATCCGCTGTGTCGAGCCGGCGCTGCTGGTCAACTACGGGCGGCGCTGGTACCTGCTGGCCTGGGACTGCGAACGCCAGGCCTGGCGGACACTGCGCGCGGACCGCATCGATCAGGCAGTGCCAACCGGTGCGCAGTTCGCCGCGCGCGCGCTGCCCGAGGAACCGCTCCAGCTGCTGCGCAAGGCCATCGGCGAGGCACCGTTTCCGTGCCGTGTGCGGGTCCGCCTGCCCGGATCGCTGGAAACGCTGGCCGCGCAGATCCCGCCGTGGCTGGGTGCACTGGAAGCCGACGGGGCAGGGCATTGCTGGCTGGGACTGGGCGCCCCGAGCATGCCGATGTTGGTGGCCAACCTGCTGGTGCTGGAGATTCCATTCGAGGCGATCACCCCGCCCGGGATGCGCACGCCGCTGCTCGCTGCCCTGGACAGTTTGCGGGCGCAACTGGACCGGCCGTCGGCCTGA
- a CDS encoding lytic transglycosylase domain-containing protein, protein MKGMSRLLGLLLVTLSAAPASAGTLYKCVSGDGITSYLSKRQSGATCSVISSYTPDRSVRRAHATPVGPAPALSQAAARPVANIDSGAPATIISQPRRTAETAAPSLPRTLPAADSANSIVPAAAPVAVNPRRVVSGQVYSYMKDGVRHYTSARPRQVASIEGLRTIHYSFIETCYACGAQPGVNFGAIRLNTAAYQQEIASAAREFGVEEAIVRAIIHAESAYNPLALSRAGAQGLMQLMPGTARRFGVSDAYDASQNIRGGVQYLSWLLKRFNGDLTLAAAGYNAGEGAVDRYGGVPPYSETQRYVQRVGLLAGRYRGQTATAN, encoded by the coding sequence ATGAAGGGGATGTCAAGATTGCTGGGGCTGTTGCTCGTCACGTTGTCGGCTGCGCCGGCCAGCGCCGGCACGCTGTACAAGTGTGTCAGCGGCGACGGCATCACCAGCTATCTGAGCAAGCGCCAGAGCGGGGCCACCTGCAGCGTCATCAGCAGCTACACGCCCGATCGGTCGGTCCGGCGAGCGCATGCCACGCCCGTGGGCCCGGCGCCGGCGCTGTCGCAGGCAGCGGCGCGCCCGGTCGCCAACATCGACAGTGGCGCGCCTGCCACCATCATCAGCCAGCCCCGGCGCACGGCCGAGACCGCTGCGCCGTCGCTGCCGCGCACGTTACCGGCTGCCGACAGCGCCAACTCCATCGTGCCTGCCGCTGCGCCGGTGGCGGTCAACCCGCGCCGGGTGGTCAGCGGGCAGGTCTACTCCTATATGAAGGACGGCGTGCGCCATTACACCAGCGCTCGCCCACGTCAGGTCGCCAGCATCGAGGGCCTGCGCACCATCCACTACAGTTTCATCGAGACCTGCTACGCCTGCGGTGCCCAGCCGGGCGTCAACTTCGGTGCGATCCGGCTCAACACGGCTGCCTACCAGCAGGAGATCGCCTCGGCGGCGCGCGAGTTCGGCGTGGAAGAAGCGATCGTGCGCGCCATCATCCATGCCGAGTCCGCCTATAACCCGCTGGCGCTCAGCCGCGCCGGCGCGCAGGGGCTGATGCAGTTGATGCCGGGAACCGCACGGCGCTTCGGGGTCAGCGATGCCTATGATGCATCGCAAAATATTCGCGGCGGCGTGCAATATCTGTCGTGGTTGCTGAAGCGGTTCAATGGCGACCTGACCCTGGCCGCGGCCGGCTACAACGCCGGCGAAGGTGCGGTGGATCGCTACGGCGGCGTGCCGCCGTACAGCGAAACCCAGCGCTACGTGCAGCGCGTCGGCCTGCTGGCCGGGCGCTATCGCGGGCAGACCGCCACCGCCAACTGA